In Zhaonella formicivorans, one DNA window encodes the following:
- a CDS encoding response regulator transcription factor, protein MAHKILIVDDEPTIVELVKFNLENAGYQTVHCDNGLDAIETVAAEQIDLVILDIMLPGIDGLEVCKRIRQRSKVPILMLSARTAELDRVLGLELGADDYLTKPFSPRELLARVKAILRRVEEINPGKTGSELKLKDLTLIPEQHRVLVKGKEVDLTLTEYQLLELMLKSPGRVFSRDYLLEAVWGADYFGDTRTIDVHIRHLREKIEPTPGNPEYILTVRGVGYKFKEQE, encoded by the coding sequence ATGGCCCATAAAATTTTGATCGTGGACGATGAACCGACTATTGTGGAATTAGTGAAATTCAACTTGGAGAATGCAGGTTACCAAACCGTACATTGCGATAACGGCCTGGATGCTATAGAAACGGTAGCAGCCGAGCAAATTGATTTGGTTATTTTGGACATTATGCTCCCGGGTATAGATGGTTTGGAAGTCTGCAAGCGGATTAGGCAGCGAAGCAAAGTGCCCATCTTAATGCTAAGCGCCCGGACGGCTGAACTGGACCGGGTGCTGGGGCTGGAACTGGGGGCAGATGATTACCTGACTAAACCTTTCAGCCCCAGGGAATTGCTGGCCCGTGTTAAAGCTATATTGCGTCGCGTAGAAGAAATTAATCCTGGCAAAACCGGCAGTGAGCTGAAGTTAAAGGATTTAACGCTGATCCCCGAGCAGCACCGGGTATTGGTTAAAGGCAAGGAAGTAGACTTAACATTAACCGAATATCAGTTGCTGGAATTGATGCTCAAATCCCCGGGCAGGGTTTTCAGCAGGGATTATTTGCTCGAGGCGGTATGGGGGGCCGATTATTTCGGCGATACCAGGACCATCGATGTGCATATCAGACACCTGCGGGAAAAGATTGAACCCACTCCTGGCAATCCGGAATACATTTTGACAGTACGGGGAGTTGGCTATAAATTTAAGGAGCAAGAGTAA
- the pnpS gene encoding two-component system histidine kinase PnpS, producing the protein MFTSIRSKLIVTYLVLILTTLFITGGFLEYSLRDYNRESLKQEMIKQASVISELVVEELQAGGPAELNPLASSLDKNIGARVTIIDKNGYVLADSRSSYLTMENHLERPEIQQALHKGLGTDVRHSATMDDNLLYVAKPIFVDGTVLGIIRLAVPLAQARLVPFAVTKLLLAGTILAALAAILLSISFAQSLTEPLQEIARVARRITAGDFSLKIYPRSHDEIGQLGAIINEMANTIREKVAELSFAKDRLETVLNYMVSGVLLLNAKGEILLANPAAEAIFAIKAKEATGKHNLEVLRNYHLNEKMQEALKTEEVVTADLQTIFPEERFLRAYFAPLPGESRAKGVLIVLHDITAMRRLEQMRTEFVANASHELRTPLTAIKGFAETLLDGALQDPVASKRFVSIIDQEAERLNRLVEDLLDLARIESKKVKMVMQPVELNSLVSQIALELNHRLDKGDLKLEIIVPKDLPKVKGDRDWLYQVFLNLIDNSIKYTPPGGKILVSAVPKEKEIRVEVQDSGIGIPKEDLPRIFERFYRVDKARSRQLGGTGLGLSIVKHVIENHGGKIGIKSKLGEGTTVWFTLPKA; encoded by the coding sequence ATGTTCACCAGCATTCGCTCAAAGTTGATTGTCACATACCTGGTGCTGATTTTGACAACCCTCTTCATCACCGGCGGTTTTCTGGAGTACTCCTTACGGGACTATAACCGGGAAAGTTTAAAGCAGGAAATGATCAAGCAGGCGTCAGTCATCAGTGAATTAGTTGTAGAGGAGCTCCAGGCCGGTGGCCCGGCGGAGCTCAACCCTTTGGCTTCCAGTCTGGACAAAAATATAGGGGCCAGGGTAACCATAATCGATAAAAACGGGTATGTTTTAGCCGACTCCCGTTCCTCTTACCTGACTATGGAAAACCATTTGGAACGACCGGAAATACAACAAGCTTTGCATAAGGGCCTGGGTACCGATGTCAGGCACAGCGCAACAATGGATGATAACCTGCTCTACGTGGCCAAGCCTATCTTTGTCGACGGCACTGTGCTGGGAATAATCCGGCTGGCTGTCCCCCTGGCTCAAGCGAGACTCGTGCCTTTCGCCGTGACTAAATTGCTCTTAGCCGGAACAATTTTGGCGGCTCTCGCGGCAATTTTGCTGAGCATTAGTTTTGCGCAAAGTCTTACTGAGCCTTTGCAGGAAATAGCCAGAGTGGCCCGCAGGATAACTGCCGGTGACTTTAGCCTGAAAATTTACCCCCGTTCCCACGATGAAATTGGACAGCTGGGGGCCATAATTAATGAAATGGCAAACACCATCCGGGAAAAAGTGGCTGAGCTCTCCTTTGCCAAAGACCGTTTGGAGACGGTGCTGAACTACATGGTGAGCGGTGTTTTGCTTTTAAATGCCAAAGGGGAGATTTTGTTGGCCAACCCGGCTGCGGAAGCTATTTTTGCCATTAAAGCAAAAGAGGCAACTGGCAAGCATAACCTGGAAGTGCTCCGCAATTATCATTTAAATGAAAAAATGCAGGAGGCCTTGAAAACAGAAGAGGTAGTGACTGCTGACCTGCAGACTATTTTTCCTGAGGAGAGATTCTTGCGGGCTTACTTTGCCCCCTTGCCCGGTGAGAGCAGGGCAAAAGGCGTGCTGATCGTGCTGCATGATATCACTGCCATGCGTCGTTTGGAACAAATGCGGACCGAATTCGTGGCCAATGCTTCCCATGAACTGCGTACACCACTCACTGCCATCAAAGGCTTTGCCGAAACTCTGCTTGATGGCGCTTTGCAAGACCCTGTAGCCAGCAAGAGGTTTGTCAGCATCATTGATCAGGAAGCCGAAAGATTGAACAGGCTGGTGGAAGATCTGCTGGATTTGGCTAGGATTGAATCAAAAAAGGTCAAGATGGTGATGCAACCGGTAGAACTGAACTCGCTTGTATCCCAGATTGCTTTGGAATTAAACCATAGGCTGGACAAAGGGGACCTAAAGCTAGAGATTATCGTTCCAAAAGATCTTCCTAAGGTGAAAGGGGACCGGGACTGGCTCTACCAGGTATTTTTAAACCTAATCGATAATTCAATTAAATATACTCCGCCGGGTGGAAAGATACTGGTATCGGCAGTTCCCAAGGAAAAGGAGATACGGGTGGAAGTGCAGGATAGCGGTATAGGCATCCCCAAGGAGGACCTGCCCCGGATTTTCGAACGTTTTTACCGGGTTGACAAAGCACGCTCCCGCCAACTGGGCGGCACCGGTTTAGGTTTGTCCATTGTTAAACATGTGATTGAAAATCATGGCGGAAAAATTGGCATTAAAAGCAAACTAGGGGAAGGGACTACAGTCTGGTTTACGCTACCCAAAGCATAG
- a CDS encoding sigma 54-interacting transcriptional regulator — protein sequence MLAAFAKQQSLLNPGLILVDRRGIVTFMDPGAAQLLKITPAEASGRRLTEFFPETRILEVYTTGQALCCEQTLEEAKINITYLPVLEDGELHSVLVCLQGAGAAGGEAEEVQTLQVLISLYEAILADLPLGIAVVNRQGRLVMLNKQYSQLLEIAQEEATGLSIEKVVPFTRMTEVMRHGEAFLDTGVRYRGRTLFLSEVPIKSGNEVLGGLSKLVAKESLEDQDLKDLTERFHLLESKLMFYKEELKELRRSRSPFEAIRGENLAIKKLVQLAQRVARGEANVLITGESGTGKGLFAQAIHNASRRNGEPFIKINCAAIPENLLESELFGYEEGAFTGAVRGGKPGKFELANGGTIFLDEIGDMPLAMQAKILRVLQEKTFERVGGSKTITVDVRVIAATNRDLRKLIDEQQFRLDLYYRLAVINLHIPPLRERRDDLLLLTREIIDKLGRTYGQKVAGIEPEVEQIFLSYSWPGNVRELENVLEHAFNFLDPEEQLIGPHHLPGILLEQGTKAGSLELGAAVAHAEIEAIRRALQLAGGNKQKAAKILGIHPSGLYQKLKKYAITDC from the coding sequence ATGCTCGCGGCTTTCGCAAAACAGCAGTCATTGCTTAATCCGGGGTTAATCCTGGTTGATCGCCGGGGCATAGTTACTTTTATGGACCCCGGGGCAGCGCAGTTGCTCAAAATTACGCCGGCGGAAGCCAGCGGACGCAGGTTAACGGAATTTTTCCCGGAAACCAGGATTCTGGAGGTCTATACTACCGGCCAGGCTTTATGCTGTGAGCAGACCCTGGAAGAAGCCAAAATAAACATCACTTATCTTCCTGTTCTGGAAGACGGAGAGCTTCATAGTGTGCTGGTTTGTTTGCAGGGAGCCGGCGCAGCCGGCGGCGAGGCGGAAGAAGTGCAAACCTTACAAGTCCTGATCTCCCTTTACGAAGCTATTTTGGCAGACCTGCCTTTAGGCATCGCAGTGGTCAATCGCCAGGGCCGGTTGGTGATGTTAAACAAACAGTATTCTCAGCTGTTGGAGATTGCACAAGAGGAGGCAACAGGTCTTTCCATTGAAAAAGTAGTGCCTTTTACCCGTATGACCGAGGTAATGCGCCATGGGGAGGCATTTCTTGATACCGGTGTCCGCTACCGGGGACGCACCCTTTTTTTATCGGAAGTGCCTATCAAAAGCGGGAATGAGGTTTTAGGGGGCTTAAGCAAACTGGTAGCCAAAGAAAGTCTTGAAGATCAGGACCTGAAGGATTTGACGGAACGTTTTCATCTTCTGGAAAGCAAGCTGATGTTCTATAAAGAGGAATTGAAAGAACTGCGGCGTTCCCGTTCACCCTTTGAGGCAATTCGCGGGGAAAACCTCGCAATTAAAAAACTGGTGCAGTTGGCCCAGCGGGTAGCCCGGGGGGAAGCCAATGTCCTTATTACCGGGGAAAGCGGGACCGGGAAGGGCCTCTTTGCCCAGGCCATTCATAACGCCAGCCGCAGGAACGGTGAACCCTTTATCAAAATCAACTGTGCCGCCATTCCGGAAAACCTATTGGAGTCAGAGCTTTTTGGCTATGAAGAAGGAGCTTTTACGGGAGCGGTTCGCGGAGGTAAACCGGGGAAATTTGAATTGGCTAACGGCGGCACTATCTTTCTGGATGAGATAGGAGACATGCCCCTGGCTATGCAAGCAAAAATCCTGCGGGTGCTACAGGAGAAAACTTTTGAGCGGGTTGGCGGCAGCAAAACTATTACAGTGGATGTCAGGGTAATTGCGGCCACCAATCGGGACTTGCGAAAGTTAATTGACGAGCAGCAATTTCGTCTCGACCTTTATTACCGTTTGGCGGTTATAAATTTGCATATTCCTCCCCTCAGGGAGCGGCGCGATGATCTTTTGCTTCTCACCCGGGAAATTATCGATAAACTGGGCCGTACTTACGGGCAAAAAGTGGCTGGCATTGAGCCCGAAGTGGAACAAATTTTTCTATCCTATTCCTGGCCCGGCAATGTGCGGGAGCTGGAAAATGTCCTGGAACATGCTTTTAACTTTTTGGACCCCGAGGAACAGCTCATCGGGCCTCATCACCTGCCCGGCATCTTATTGGAACAGGGAACAAAAGCCGGTAGTCTGGAATTAGGCGCTGCTGTTGCCCACGCGGAAATCGAAGCTATCCGGCGAGCTCTGCAGCTGGCCGGGGGAAATAAGCAGAAAGCGGCCAAAATCCTGGGTATTCACCCCTCCGGCTTATATCAAAAGCTGAAAAAATATGCTATTACCGACTGTTAG
- a CDS encoding molybdopterin oxidoreductase family protein, producing MDSELRRAIRSCFDSSAATGSSAGVTPDHWVYSTCGYCAVGCGLYIGVRQGQAVAVQGNTNYPVNRGRLCVKGLYEWKVLHHPERATEPMVRKKGRLVPVSWDEALGLLVEKLQQNLRAFGPTSIGIYHTGQFLLEEYYTLGKLAKGVLCTPNIDSNTRLCMAATVYGYARSFGTDGPPGCYEDLDAADLIFVCGANPAEMHPQLWRRIMRNRQKNGAKLLVADPRTTLPARVADLHLALRPGTNVPLLNSMAYVLLEEKLIDERYIAAHTTGFGELQEVVRRYPPEKAAELTGVPAGKIAEAALLFGRSPAATTVFCQGVNQSMAAAETVTLINNLHLITGKIGKPGSAPFSLTGQASSMSNREVGGSGSLPGFRNQSNPVHRQEVADFWGVDAGKIPAGTNDIMKMMQMIERGELKFLWTMGTNPAVSLPQQGYVREMLDKVFLVVQDIYYPMETAAYADIFLPAAQWGEKTGTYTNAERRVNVGYKAVEPPGRAKADFDILLEVAKRLGAAKLFPWRNTEEAFEEWKLLSRGRPNDMGGMTYRRLEQEGGLQWPCPSEEHPGTARLYADGFFPTRPDVAQAYGPFNDPEGRAKLWAVDYEAPPEVPDEHYPFWLNTGRMIEHFHTRTKTKRVPELHCLAEEGFVEINPADAEKLGIRDGQKVRLTSRRGWVEVKALLKNTVAPGQLFMPFHFGDLDPGEQGLKQAANHLTLNWVDPVSKQPIFKIAACKIEKVEE from the coding sequence ATGGACAGTGAACTGAGGAGAGCCATAAGATCATGTTTTGACAGCAGCGCTGCTACCGGGTCCTCAGCCGGCGTAACTCCTGACCACTGGGTTTATTCCACCTGCGGCTACTGCGCGGTCGGATGCGGCCTGTATATCGGCGTTCGCCAGGGCCAAGCTGTGGCGGTGCAGGGTAATACTAATTATCCCGTTAACCGGGGCAGGCTATGTGTCAAGGGGTTGTACGAATGGAAGGTGTTGCACCATCCGGAGCGGGCTACCGAGCCCATGGTACGCAAAAAAGGCAGGCTGGTACCGGTTAGCTGGGATGAGGCTTTGGGGCTGCTGGTGGAAAAACTGCAGCAGAATCTCAGGGCCTTTGGCCCTACCTCTATTGGCATTTACCACACGGGCCAATTTTTGCTGGAGGAGTATTACACCCTGGGCAAACTGGCCAAGGGGGTTCTCTGCACCCCAAACATCGATTCCAATACCCGGCTGTGTATGGCGGCAACAGTCTATGGCTACGCCCGTTCCTTTGGCACTGACGGGCCGCCTGGCTGTTACGAGGACCTGGATGCAGCAGACTTGATTTTTGTTTGCGGCGCGAACCCGGCCGAAATGCATCCCCAGCTTTGGCGACGCATCATGCGGAACCGGCAAAAAAACGGGGCTAAATTGCTTGTGGCCGATCCCCGCACCACCTTGCCTGCCCGGGTGGCAGATTTGCACCTGGCCTTGCGTCCGGGGACCAATGTTCCTTTGTTGAACAGCATGGCTTATGTGCTGCTGGAAGAGAAATTAATAGATGAAAGGTACATTGCTGCGCACACCACCGGTTTTGGGGAACTGCAGGAAGTGGTCAGGCGCTACCCGCCGGAGAAGGCTGCGGAACTGACGGGGGTGCCCGCCGGTAAAATTGCAGAGGCGGCCCTGCTCTTTGGCCGTTCGCCTGCGGCCACCACCGTCTTTTGCCAGGGGGTTAACCAGAGCATGGCCGCGGCGGAGACGGTAACCCTAATCAACAACCTGCATCTCATTACCGGCAAAATCGGTAAACCGGGTTCTGCGCCCTTTTCCCTTACCGGGCAAGCTTCCTCCATGAGCAACCGGGAGGTAGGGGGAAGTGGTTCCTTGCCGGGTTTCCGCAATCAGTCCAACCCTGTGCATCGACAGGAAGTAGCTGACTTTTGGGGGGTCGATGCGGGGAAAATTCCTGCCGGAACCAACGATATCATGAAGATGATGCAAATGATCGAGCGGGGTGAATTGAAATTTCTTTGGACCATGGGTACCAACCCTGCCGTTTCACTGCCCCAACAGGGTTATGTGCGGGAAATGCTGGACAAGGTTTTCCTGGTGGTCCAGGATATTTATTACCCCATGGAAACAGCCGCTTATGCCGATATTTTCCTGCCTGCCGCCCAGTGGGGAGAAAAGACCGGTACTTACACCAACGCGGAAAGACGGGTCAATGTGGGGTATAAGGCTGTAGAACCGCCCGGTCGGGCCAAAGCGGATTTTGACATTTTACTGGAAGTGGCCAAGAGGCTGGGCGCCGCCAAGCTTTTCCCCTGGCGAAATACGGAGGAGGCCTTTGAAGAATGGAAGCTGCTTTCCCGGGGACGCCCCAACGACATGGGAGGCATGACCTACCGGCGTTTGGAACAAGAGGGAGGATTGCAGTGGCCTTGCCCATCGGAGGAACACCCGGGGACAGCCCGCCTGTATGCTGACGGATTTTTTCCTACCCGACCGGATGTGGCCCAGGCTTACGGACCTTTCAACGACCCTGAAGGAAGGGCTAAACTGTGGGCAGTGGACTATGAGGCGCCCCCCGAAGTTCCTGATGAGCACTATCCTTTCTGGCTAAATACCGGTCGTATGATTGAACATTTTCATACCCGGACCAAGACCAAACGGGTTCCCGAACTGCACTGCCTGGCGGAGGAGGGGTTTGTGGAAATCAACCCTGCCGATGCGGAGAAGCTTGGCATCCGGGACGGGCAAAAGGTACGCCTTACTTCCAGGCGCGGCTGGGTTGAGGTGAAGGCTTTGCTAAAAAACACTGTGGCCCCCGGCCAGCTGTTTATGCCTTTTCATTTTGGGGATTTGGACCCGGGGGAACAGGGGTTAAAGCAGGCGGCCAATCACCTGACCTTAAATTGGGTAGACCCGGTTTCCAAACAGCCCATTTTCAAAATTGCCGCCTGTAAAATTGAAAAGGTTGAAGAGTAG
- a CDS encoding molybdopterin-dependent oxidoreductase: protein MDKKKFKLTRRQFLKASAATGALLATTGTAKFVQKAAAEGKAPKEVKYIRTTCSPNCTGACGMIAQVVDGEIKTIIQAADYPEPEYNPRGCLKGLSMMNLIYGPDRIKKPLIAKGKPGKGEFKEVSWNEALDYAAGRLQEIARKYGPESVAVIFQVGGTGYVHKGAVVALATLAGWNLVHPYDQNGDLPMFWPMTFGVQTEELEPLEWLNSRYVAVFGSNILATRLPDAHFLVEARNRGAKLVVFDPNFTPTSAKADQWVPLKASSDAALALGIARVIIAEQLYDAEFIKTYTDLPLLVRIDNQKRLKAEEVKGLSKPADVPPYRESYVAYNGEFLAVHPEKLDLPLNIALEGEIEVELKSGQKVKAKPAFQLLKESLSVYTPDYVERETGVPKDTVVRLAREMAATKPLHIVYGASNYQWYHGDLKGRAIALLPVLTGNIGNPGAGISTYAGQYRVRLNLGAWWVPEGKKQNWLPWLYILHGPTKQMKAQWPKNGIKALVIGWGNPFDQHNMANRLRQMVEEGELELVVTMDFQMSTSCRYSHVVLPGVSWYEKTELVASPVHPYLQLQQPVVKPVYEGKPEFWIARELAKRINPEFEKHFFPGLDHEQAAEKVIELLLETGGPTVEGITLKQLKKGPVRAKSEVPGYRQIPFYEQVHFKRPFPPVSLPAKLEQTAQFVKSGRIEFYKDEDIMLELGEALPVHKPPFVDSEYALNPGAREKYKFSLITRNAIYRVHSTHSNNIWMNELQDGKPRVWLNPEDAAFKGIKEGEPVELYNDRGKVQGYAVLDPGVGRQVVVFEQGWWSRYLQGASYNSLTYPFIKPTHEAYFVPGMWAPNTAWNECLVDVRKVGGMQ, encoded by the coding sequence TTGGACAAAAAGAAATTTAAGCTGACCCGCCGCCAGTTTTTAAAGGCTTCGGCAGCAACCGGGGCCCTGCTGGCGACTACCGGGACGGCTAAATTTGTGCAAAAAGCTGCAGCAGAAGGTAAAGCCCCGAAAGAAGTGAAATATATCCGGACCACCTGTTCGCCAAACTGTACCGGGGCTTGCGGGATGATTGCCCAGGTGGTGGACGGGGAAATTAAGACAATTATTCAGGCAGCAGATTATCCGGAGCCCGAGTATAACCCCCGCGGCTGCCTGAAAGGCCTTTCCATGATGAACCTGATTTACGGCCCCGACCGGATTAAGAAACCGCTCATTGCCAAAGGAAAGCCCGGTAAGGGAGAATTTAAAGAAGTATCCTGGAATGAGGCCCTGGATTACGCCGCCGGTCGCTTGCAGGAAATTGCCAGGAAATATGGACCGGAATCGGTGGCAGTGATTTTTCAGGTAGGGGGGACCGGCTATGTCCATAAAGGGGCTGTGGTTGCTCTGGCTACCCTGGCTGGCTGGAACTTGGTCCATCCTTACGACCAAAACGGCGACCTGCCTATGTTCTGGCCCATGACTTTTGGCGTGCAAACCGAGGAACTGGAGCCTTTAGAATGGCTTAATTCACGCTATGTAGCCGTTTTTGGCTCAAATATTTTGGCTACACGCCTGCCAGACGCCCATTTTTTGGTAGAGGCAAGAAACCGGGGGGCAAAACTGGTTGTTTTTGACCCAAATTTCACTCCCACGTCAGCCAAGGCCGACCAGTGGGTGCCCCTGAAGGCCAGCAGTGACGCTGCTCTGGCTTTGGGAATTGCACGGGTGATCATTGCAGAGCAATTATACGATGCTGAATTTATTAAGACCTATACCGATTTACCCCTTTTGGTGCGGATTGACAACCAGAAGCGCCTCAAAGCGGAAGAAGTCAAGGGCCTGTCAAAACCGGCAGACGTACCGCCCTATCGTGAATCATACGTGGCGTATAACGGAGAGTTTTTGGCTGTCCACCCGGAAAAGCTGGACTTGCCACTGAATATAGCCTTGGAAGGCGAAATAGAAGTGGAATTAAAGAGCGGTCAAAAGGTCAAGGCCAAACCGGCTTTTCAGCTGTTAAAAGAAAGCTTGAGCGTCTATACTCCCGACTACGTGGAGCGGGAAACCGGCGTGCCGAAAGATACGGTTGTACGCCTTGCCCGGGAGATGGCTGCCACCAAACCGCTGCATATCGTCTACGGGGCCAGCAATTACCAGTGGTATCACGGCGATTTGAAAGGCCGGGCTATCGCGCTTTTACCTGTCCTGACCGGCAACATCGGCAACCCGGGAGCAGGGATATCCACTTATGCGGGCCAGTACCGGGTACGTTTAAATTTAGGAGCATGGTGGGTTCCCGAAGGCAAAAAGCAAAATTGGCTTCCTTGGCTGTACATCTTACACGGTCCAACGAAGCAGATGAAAGCCCAGTGGCCCAAGAACGGGATTAAGGCTCTCGTCATAGGCTGGGGTAACCCCTTTGACCAGCACAATATGGCCAACCGGCTGCGGCAGATGGTGGAAGAAGGGGAACTGGAACTGGTGGTCACCATGGATTTCCAGATGTCCACCAGCTGCCGTTACAGCCATGTTGTGCTGCCCGGTGTTTCCTGGTACGAAAAAACGGAACTGGTAGCTTCTCCGGTCCACCCTTACCTGCAATTGCAGCAGCCGGTAGTTAAGCCTGTTTATGAAGGAAAGCCGGAATTTTGGATTGCCAGGGAACTGGCCAAAAGAATTAACCCGGAATTTGAAAAACACTTTTTCCCCGGCCTTGACCATGAGCAGGCGGCTGAAAAAGTAATCGAACTGCTCCTCGAGACCGGCGGTCCTACTGTGGAAGGCATTACCCTAAAGCAGCTGAAAAAAGGGCCGGTGCGGGCAAAATCGGAGGTGCCCGGTTACCGCCAAATTCCTTTTTATGAGCAGGTACACTTTAAGCGTCCCTTTCCTCCGGTCAGCCTGCCCGCCAAACTGGAACAAACGGCCCAGTTTGTCAAAAGCGGCCGCATTGAGTTTTACAAAGATGAGGACATCATGCTGGAACTGGGTGAGGCCTTGCCGGTGCATAAGCCGCCCTTTGTGGACAGCGAGTATGCGTTAAACCCGGGGGCCAGGGAAAAATATAAGTTTTCCCTCATTACCCGCAATGCCATCTACCGGGTGCACTCCACCCATTCCAACAATATCTGGATGAATGAACTGCAGGACGGCAAGCCAAGGGTCTGGCTAAATCCCGAGGATGCTGCTTTCAAGGGGATCAAAGAGGGAGAGCCCGTAGAACTCTATAATGACCGGGGTAAAGTGCAGGGTTATGCTGTCCTGGACCCGGGAGTGGGGAGACAGGTAGTTGTCTTTGAACAAGGCTGGTGGAGCCGCTACCTGCAGGGGGCTTCCTACAACTCTTTGACTTACCCTTTCATCAAACCGACCCATGAGGCTTACTTTGTCCCGGGGATGTGGGCTCCCAATACGGCCTGGAATGAGTGTCTCGTGGATGTGAGAAAGGTAGGTGGAATGCAATGA
- a CDS encoding 4Fe-4S dicluster domain-containing protein, translating to MKLGMVIDLDRCIGCRSCAVSCKQHNAQPPGTWWNRVFTPGSSWHQSAVGKEGRLQMNFLPVSCQMCENAPCEKVCPVGATYTDELGVVLVDYERCIGCRYCMAACPYGVRQFNWEDAKKAKAKAGYMQGYDYGHPDDYRDKEGRLVYTQDRPKGVVEKCTFCVQYTEKGEFPACVRGCPANARIFGDLDDPNSEVSRLVRERHTFRLLEELGTSPKVFYLAPTKPRR from the coding sequence ATGAAACTGGGAATGGTGATTGACCTGGACCGCTGTATTGGCTGTCGCTCCTGCGCGGTATCCTGCAAACAGCATAATGCCCAGCCGCCCGGCACCTGGTGGAACCGGGTGTTCACGCCTGGCAGCAGCTGGCACCAGAGTGCGGTCGGCAAAGAGGGGCGGCTGCAGATGAACTTTTTGCCTGTCTCCTGCCAGATGTGTGAAAACGCCCCCTGTGAGAAGGTATGCCCGGTTGGGGCCACTTATACCGATGAGTTGGGCGTAGTGCTTGTTGACTATGAGCGCTGTATCGGCTGCCGTTATTGTATGGCCGCTTGTCCCTACGGAGTGCGGCAATTTAACTGGGAGGATGCCAAAAAGGCAAAAGCCAAGGCCGGTTATATGCAAGGGTATGATTACGGCCACCCTGACGATTACAGAGATAAGGAAGGCCGCTTGGTTTATACCCAGGACCGCCCCAAAGGTGTAGTGGAAAAATGCACTTTCTGCGTGCAGTATACGGAAAAGGGGGAATTTCCCGCCTGTGTACGGGGGTGCCCCGCTAATGCGCGCATTTTCGGGGACTTGGATGATCCCAATTCAGAAGTGAGCCGCCTGGTGCGGGAAAGGCATACCTTTCGGCTGCTGGAAGAACTGGGCACATCGCCCAAAGTTTTTTATCTTGCACCTACCAAACCGAGGCGATAG
- the nrfD gene encoding NrfD/PsrC family molybdoenzyme membrane anchor subunit — MKKNNFALGIGLALLLVSLFTWGYQLLNGLIVTNMRNPFSWGLYIATFAFFVGIAAGGLIVSSSVYLFNIEQLKPFTRIASLSAFAGTLGAAAMILPDMGRVDRLYYLLLHPNFRSPLIWDVIVITTYMVLTFLSVYVQLLPDWKKEGRGFLNGWTKKLSQDQVQEVSRKWARRISVVGLPVAILIHTVTALIFATQGSRGWWNTAVLPPDFIAMAVASGTALVMVIALLAVGKDNFAQYGGAFQTLARIVAGALAVHFFLVSVDLLMHWWWGSHEAKNLLHLLFGRYGWLYSAELVLPAFTMLYFFTKKGNGSFNSLILGSILLFIGVFVHRMMLMYPAFNEFPLNITLPGMEVEGWSCPIALGQFQEGLPVFANFWPYAPTLVEYLLTLLPFGLVLCVFSLAFRLYNFLPQQGQRGRYGEAEKISLSKKGLQL; from the coding sequence TTGAAAAAGAATAATTTTGCTTTGGGTATTGGTTTAGCACTGCTGCTGGTCAGTTTATTTACCTGGGGATATCAACTTTTAAACGGCTTAATTGTAACTAACATGCGCAACCCTTTCAGCTGGGGGCTGTACATTGCTACCTTTGCTTTCTTCGTAGGAATTGCTGCCGGCGGTTTGATTGTATCTTCTTCAGTATATTTGTTTAACATCGAACAGTTAAAGCCATTTACCAGGATTGCCTCTCTTTCCGCCTTTGCCGGCACATTGGGGGCTGCGGCCATGATTTTGCCTGATATGGGCCGGGTAGACAGGCTTTACTATTTGCTTTTGCACCCTAATTTTCGCTCACCCCTGATTTGGGACGTGATTGTGATTACAACTTACATGGTTCTGACTTTCTTAAGCGTCTATGTCCAGCTGCTGCCGGACTGGAAAAAAGAGGGCCGTGGCTTTCTGAACGGCTGGACAAAAAAGCTTTCTCAGGACCAGGTTCAGGAAGTCTCCCGCAAGTGGGCGCGCAGGATTTCCGTAGTTGGGCTTCCGGTTGCCATTTTAATTCATACAGTCACCGCCCTGATTTTTGCTACCCAAGGCTCCCGAGGCTGGTGGAACACGGCAGTCCTACCCCCGGATTTTATTGCTATGGCGGTGGCTTCCGGGACTGCCCTGGTCATGGTCATTGCCCTATTGGCGGTGGGGAAAGACAACTTTGCCCAATACGGGGGAGCTTTTCAAACCTTGGCCCGGATTGTGGCAGGCGCCTTGGCAGTGCATTTCTTCCTTGTTTCCGTAGATTTGCTGATGCACTGGTGGTGGGGCAGCCATGAGGCTAAGAACCTTTTACACCTGCTTTTTGGCCGTTATGGATGGCTCTACTCGGCAGAACTGGTACTGCCGGCTTTTACCATGCTTTATTTCTTTACCAAAAAGGGGAACGGTTCCTTTAATTCTCTCATCCTGGGCAGCATTTTGCTCTTTATCGGGGTTTTTGTCCACCGGATGATGCTGATGTACCCTGCTTTTAACGAGTTTCCCCTAAACATTACCCTCCCTGGGATGGAAGTGGAGGGGTGGTCTTGCCCTATTGCCCTGGGTCAGTTCCAGGAAGGGCTGCCGGTTTTTGCTAATTTTTGGCCTTATGCACCTACCTTGGTAGAGTATCTTTTAACCCTGCTGCCCTTTGGCCTGGTCCTCTGCGTTTTTTCCCTGGCCTTTAGGCTATATAATTTCCTGCCGCAGCAAGGGCAGCGAGGAAGGTATGGCGAAGCTGAAAAGATTAGCCTTAGTAAAAAAGGATTGCAGTTATAA